In Drosophila subpulchrella strain 33 F10 #4 breed RU33 chromosome X, RU_Dsub_v1.1 Primary Assembly, whole genome shotgun sequence, the DNA window agtaaaacaaaaagttttcaaaataataGCATGTAACATAAAACCAGCCTCAATAATTGAAACATATTCTATTCAATTCTATTGAATTCAAATATAATCTGAGAGGGTATCCGTTAGAATATAACAAAAAAGTGATTGAATCGATAGTTAATAGCTATCGATAACCACGGCTACGAATAGTAAATCTCCAGTAAGACAAAACAGGACATGCTAAAAGCCCGCCACGAACAAATTGAGGGCGTCCATCGTGCTCTTCGCCTTGCGGGGAGGACGGGCTACTTGGGACACCGACACCTGCGCCAGGCACTCCACACAGCTCCACAAGGAGCGAAGGCACTGCCAGAGGCGCCCCAGGATGGAGGGCACCGGGTGCTCCTGCGCCTGCCGCAGTATCTGCATCTCGTGGCAGAGACGCCGTCGACGTTGGACGCGTCGCAACTTCAGCTCTAGGATGCGCCTACGGAAGAAGAGCCTCCCATGAGTTGTCAAGACGTCTTCAATCCGTACGGAAACATTACCTTCGCAGCTGCGTGCAGGCGTTCTCGAAGTCGTTGATCCGCATCCTGGTCACGATCAGCTCCTGACTAAGGTCAAAGACCCTGGAGCACAGCATGACGCCCCGCGACTCGAAGAGATCCGATTTGTCCATTGCCTGAGGTGCTATTGCTATTACTACCAGAAGGCAGCTGATCTAAATACCAACCAGATCTCTCAGCTTGCGGTTGCGCTCCTCCAGCACTTGGGTGCGCTCCTGGGCGGCCGCCAGTCTCTGGGACATTCCGTTCGAGATGGTCATTTGATGGAAGACCTCTACACTGTTCGGCGAGGCCATGTCAGCGATGCACTCGCCTAGCGACTCGGTGAAGTCCCTGCGCTCCTCCTCCCAGCTGAGTCCTTGCCCATCCCTTGGCGGGAGCTGTGCGCACACAAGGGCTAAGTTAATTACTAACCATCCAATTACTAACCACCCAAACCATACCATATGCTGCTGTTTCCTGGCCAGCCGCGTGGCGAACAATTTGAAGCCCTCGCTGAGCAGACGCCATGATTGCAGGGATCGCTGGGGATTCCGACCTGGAGAGGCCATCGGTCGGATATGTTAGGCGCTTACTTTGGAATTTCGATTGCCAACGCGAATGGATCAGTAAAGTtgggtataaaaaaataggAGCAAGTGGGGCTGTGGGGTTGTGGGGGAGTTAAAATGAATGAACGATGAGAAAAGCAGTTTGTAAATGAACAGGTGGAGCAAAGCTGTTCCCTTCCCTTTTTATTGTAAACAAGTGTGCTCATAATGAAGTTCCAAGGAACCAAATCATTGCATAAGAAAGGCATAAATGCGAGGCATTTCCCAATTAAAAATCCAATATTTTAACTGGAATTACGACATCGTTAAAACACTTTATTTAGCAAAAATAAACCAATATGACTCAAAA includes these proteins:
- the LOC119555979 gene encoding uncharacterized protein LOC119555979, translated to MASPGRNPQRSLQSWRLLSEGFKLFATRLARKQQHMLPPRDGQGLSWEEERRDFTESLGECIADMASPNSVEVFHQMTISNGMSQRLAAAQERTQVLEERNRKLRDLAMDKSDLFESRGVMLCSRVFDLSQELIVTRMRINDFENACTQLRRRILELKLRRVQRRRRLCHEMQILRQAQEHPVPSILGRLWQCLRSLWSCVECLAQVSVSQVARPPRKAKSTMDALNLFVAGF